The nucleotide window CCGATCGAGGATATGCCGTACATGGCCGACGGCCGTCCGGCGGACATCGTGCTCAACCCGCTCGGCGTGCCGTCGCGGATGAACGTGGGTCAGATTCTCGAATCGCACCTGGGTTGGGCCGCGAAGGGTCTGGGCTGGCGTATCGGCGAAATGCTGCAGGCGCACACCAAGGTCCAGGAAGTTCGCAAGTTCCTGACGCAGATCTACAACGAGAGCGGTCAGCAAGAAGATATCGACAGCCTGTCGGACGAAGAAGTGATGACGCTGGCGCACAACCTGCAGAACGGCGTGCCGTTCGCAACGCCGGTGTTCGATGGTGCGCATGAAGAGGAAATCCGTCGCATGCTGGATCTGGCGTTCCCGGATCACATCGCGAAGGAACTCGGCATGACGCCGTCGAAGAACCAGGTCACGCTGTTCGACGGCCGTACTGGCGAAGCCTTTGAGCGTCCGGTGACCTGCGGCTTCATGCACATGCTCAAGCTGCACCACTTGGTCGACGACAAGATGCACGCCCGTTCGACCGGTCCGTACTCGCTGGTGACGCAGCAACCGCTGGGCGGCAAGGCCCAGTTCGGTGGTCAGCGCTTCGGTGAAATGGAAGTGTGGGCGCTGGAAGCTTACGGCGCGTCGTACGTGCTGCAGGAAATGCTGACGGTGAAGTCGGATGACGTGACGGGTCGTACGAAGGTGTACGAGAACCTGGTCAAGGGCGATCACATGATCGATGCCGGCATGCCGGAGTCGTTCAACGTGCTGGTCAAGGAAATCCGTTCGCTCGGTATCGATATCGACCTGGAGCGCGGTTAATCGCGTTCAGGCAAATAGGAGAAAGCAATGAAAGCTTTGCTCGATCTATTCAAGCAAGTCCAACAGGACGAACAGTTCGAAGCGATCAAGATCGGTCTGGCCTCGCCGGACAAGATCCGCTCGTGGTCGTTCGGCGAAGTGAAGAAGCCGGAGACGATCAACTACCGGACGTTCAAGCCCGAGCGCGACGGCCTGTTCTGCGCAAAGATCTTCGGTCCGATCAAGGACTACGAATGCCTTTGCGGCAAGTACAAGCGCCTGAAGCACCGTGGCGTGATCTGTGAGAAGTGCGGCGTGGAAGTCACGCTGGCGAAGGTGCGCCGCGAGCGCATGGGCCACATCGAACTGGCCTCGCCGGTCGCGCACATCTGGTTCCTGAAGTCGCTGCCGTCGCGTCTGGGCATGGTGCTCGACATGACGCTGCGCGACATCGAGCGCGTGTTGTACTTCGAAGCGTACGTGGTCATCGACCCGGGCATGACGCCGCTCAAGAAGAACCAGATCATGACCGAGGAGGATTACTACAACAAGGTCGAGGAATACGGCGACGAGTTCCGTGCCGAGATGGGCGCGGAAGGCGTGCGTGAGCTGCTGCGCGAGATCAAGATCGACGAGCAGGTGGAACACCTGCGCGCCGAGCTGCAGGCCACGGGGTCGGAAGCCAAGATCAAGAAGTACGCCAAGCGCCTGAAGGTGCTCGAGGCCTTCCAGCGTTCGGGCATCAAGCCCGAGTGGATGGTGCTCGAAGTGCTGCCGGTGCTGCCGCCCGAGCTGCGCCCGCTGGTGCCGCTCGACGGTGGCCGCTTCGCGACCTCGGACCTGAACGATCTGTATCGCCGCGTCATCAACCGTAACAACCGTCTGAAGCGTCTGCTCGAGCTCAAGGCCCCGGACATCATCGTGCGCAACGAAAAGCGCATGCTGCAGGAATCGGTGGACTCGCTGCTCGACAACGGTCGTCGCGGCAAGGCGATGACCGGTGCGAACAAGCGCCCGCTCAAGTCGCTGGCCGACATGATCAAGGGTAAGAGCGGTCGTTTCCGTCAGAACCTGCTGGGTAAGCGCGTGGACTACTCGGGCCGTTCGGTGATTACCGTGGGCCCGACGCTCAAGCTGCATCAGTGCGGCCTGCCCAAGCTGATGGCGCTCGAACTCTTCAAGCCGTTCATCTTCCACAAGCTGGAAGTGATGGGCGTGGCCACGACCATCAAGGCCGCGAAGAAGGAAGTCGAGAACCAGACGCCGGTGGTGTGGGACATCCTCGAAGAGGTGATCCGCGAGCATCCGATCATGCTGAACCGCGCACCGACGCTGCACCGCCTGGGTATTCAGGCGTTCGAGCCGGTGCTGATCGAAGGCAAGGCCATCCAGCTGCACCCGCTGGTCTGCGCGGCGTTCAACGCCGACTTCGACGGTGACCAGATGGCCGTTCACGTGCCGCTGTCGCTCGAAGCGCAGATGGAAGCCCGTACCCTGATGCTGGCCTCGAACAACGTGTTGTTCCCGGCCAACGGCGATCCGTCGATCGTGCCGTCGCAGGATATCGTGCTGGGCCTGTACTACGCGACCCGCGAGAAGATCAACGGCCGCGGCGAAGGCCTGTCGTTCGTCGACGTCTCGGAAGTGCTGCGTGCGTACGACAACAAGGAAGTCGAACTGGCTTCGCGCGTGAACGTGCGTATCACGGAGTACACGGTCGACGCGGAAACCGGCGAGAAGACGCCGAAGATCACGCTGTACCCGACGACCGTCGGCCGCGCGATCCTGTCGGAAATCCTGCCGCCGGGCCTGCCGTTCTCGGTGCTGAACAAGTCGCTCAAGAAGAAGGAAATCTCGAAGCTGATCAACACGGCGTTCCGTCGTTGCGGTCTGCGCGAGACGGTGATCTTCGTCGACAAGCTGATGCAGTCGGGCTTCCGTCTGGCAACGCGCGCCGGTATCTCGATCTGCGTCGACGACATGCTCGTGCCGACGAAGAAGGAAGAGCTGATCAGCGAAGCGTCGAAGAAGGTCAAGGAATACGACCGTCAGTACATGTCGGGTCTGGTCACGGCGCAAGAGCGTTACAACAACGTCGTGGACATCTGGGGCGCGACCGGTGACGCGGTGGGCAAGGCGATGATGGAGCAGCTCTCGAAGGAGCCGACCGTCGATCGCGATGGCAACACCGTCGATCAGGAATCGTTCAACTCGATTTACATGATGGCCGACTCCGGCGCTCGCGGTTCGAGCGCCCAGATTCGCCAGCTCGCGGGGATGCGTGGCCTGATGGCCAAGCCGGACGGCTCGATCATCGAGACGCCGATTACCGCGAACTTCCGCGAAGGCCTGAACGTGCTGCAGTACTTCATCTCGACCCACGGTGCACGTAAGGGTCTGGCCGATACGGCACTGAAGACGGCAAACTCGGGTTACCTGACGCGTCGTCTGGTCGATGTGACGCAGGATCTGGTCGTGGTCGAGGACGATTGCGGCACGAGCAACGGCGTGGCGATGAAGGCGCTGGTCGAGGGCGGTGAAGTGGTCGAAGCCCTGCGCGACCGTATCCTGGGTCGTGTGGCCGCAGCCGACGTCGTGAATCCGGAAACGCAGGAAACGGTGTACGAAGCGGGCACGCTGCTCGACGAAGACGTCGTCGACATGATCGAAACGCTGGGCGTGGACGAAGTGCGCGTGCGCACGCCGCTCACCTGCGATACGCGCTTCGGTCTGTGCGCCGCCTGCTATGGCCGCGATCTGGGCCGTGGTACGCGCGTGAACGTCGGTGAAGCCGTCGGCGTGATCGCGGCACAGTCGATCGGTGAGCCGGGCACGCAGCTGACGATGCGTACGTTCCACATCGGTGGTGCGGCGTCGCGTGCGGCGGTGGCCTCGTCGATCGAAGCCAAGTCGAACGGTACGGTGCGTTTCACGGCGACCATGCGTTACGTGACGAACGGCCGTGGCGAGCAGATCGCGATTTCGCGTTCGGGCGAAATCCTGATCACGGACGATCATGGCCGTGAGCGCGAGCGTCACAAGGTGCCGTATGGCGCCACGCTGCTGCAACTGGACGGTGCTCAGGTCAAGGCCGGTGCCCAGCTGGGTACGTGGGATCCGCTGACGCGCCCGATCATTACCGAACACGGCGGTTACGCCAAGTTCGAGAACGTCGAGGAAGGTGTCACGGTTGCCAAGCAGATCGACGATGTGACGGGTCTGTCCACGCTGGTCGTGATCGATCCGAAGCGTCGTGGTCCGGCGTCGAAGAACGTGCGTCCGCAGGTCAAGCTGCTCGACGAGAATGGTGTGGAAGTGAAGATCCCGGGTACCGATCACGCGGTGACGATCGGCTTCCAGGTGGGCGCACTGATCACCATCAAGGACGGTCAGCAAGTGCCGGTGGGTGAAGTGCTCGCACGTATCCCGACGGAAGCGCAGAAGACCCGCGATATTACCGGGGGTCTGCCGCGTGTGGCCGAACTGTTCGAAGCGCGTGCACCGAAGGACGCCGGCATTCTGGCCGAAGTCACGGGTACCACGTCGTTCGGCAAGGACACGAAGGGCAAGCAGCGTCTGGTCATTACCGACCTCGACGGCAACCAGCACGAATTCCTGATTCCGAAGGAAAAGCAGGTGCTGGTGCACGACGGCCAGGTGGTGAACAAGGGCGAAATGATCGTGGACGGTCCGGCCGATCCGCACGACATCCTGCGTCTGCAGGGTATCGAGGCGCTGTCGCGTTACATCGTTGACGAAGTGCAGGACGTGTACCGCTTGCAGGGTGTGAAGATCAACGACAAGCACATCGAGGTGATCGTTCGCCAGATGCTGCGTCGTGTGCAGATCACCGACAACGGCGATACGCGCTTCATCATCGGCGAACAGGTCGAGCGCTCGGACATGCTGTACGAGAACGACGCCATGATCGCCGAAGGCAAGCGTCCGGCGCAGTACGAGAACGTGCTGCTGGGTATTACGAAGGCGTCGCTGTCGACGGACTCGTTCATCTCGGCGGCGTCGTTCCAGGAAACGACGCGCGTGCTGACCGAAGCCGCCATCATGGGCAAGAAGGACGACCTGCGTGGCTTGAAGGAAAACGTCATCGTCGGCCGTCTGATTCCGGCAGGTACGGGTCTGGCGTATCACAAGGCCCGCAAGGCCCGCGAGACGTCGGACCGCGAGCGTCACGACCAGATCGCTCTGGAAGAGGCGTTTGCGCCGATGCCGAATTCGGTGGAAGCCCCGACGGCCGAGTAATCGGCTGTGGGCGGCGCCCGCGCGAGCGGGTGCTGCCGCCGGATCGCCGGATCGTCAGCAAATTGACCCCCAGGGGTTGGACAGTCGTCCGACCCCTGGGGGTTTTTTATTGCGCGCACGCCACGGCGCACCCGAGCGAATTCACATCGCGTTCCGAATCCGCCGATTCCCAAGGCGTCGCGGAGACGCTTCCCGGGCGGTTGTGTGGCCGGCCCGCGAGCGAGCCGTTGCGCCATTTCCTCCTTATCGTTGCGGCGCGGGCCTGTCGGCCCGACCCGCCGGCCGGCGCGTGCCTCGGCGCGTCCCGGCGACATTCGTCAACTTTTCATCATGACTCGTGATCGGTGCCGGGGGATTCTCCCCCCGAAGTCGCCGAGGTAACAGGACGCGTTCGCCAGCGAGCTCGATGCAGGCCCGATCGACAGCATCGACAAGCGAACTGCGATGTTGATGTCCGAGCTTGATGGAGAGAATGATGCACAAGACTTATCGTCTCGTTTTCAGTCGCAGGACAGGCACTTGGGTTGCTGTCGCGGAGATTTGCACGGGGCAGGGCAAGGCAGGCAGGTCGAGGTGCGGTGCGGCATTGAAGCGGGCGAGTGTGCTGCTGTGCGGGGGGGCGGCGCTTTGTCTGGCGTCATTGTGCAATCCCGCTTTCGCGGGCTTCAGCGATGGAGGGGGCACGGGTTGCCCCAGTCAATACACTTTCAAGATGATGATCGCCTACGGCACGGACGCGATCGCCGGGCAAGGGGAGGGGTGCTCCGGTTGGAATGTGCATGAGGCGCCCGTGGCGATTGGCGCCTACTCAATCGCCACGGCGAACTTCGATACCGCGCTGGGCGCCTATGCCGCGGCCGGCGAGAAAGGGAAGAATGACAAGTGGAACACCGCGATCGGCACACACGCATTCGCCAGCCATGCCGGCACGGGGCTCGGCGCGAGTACCAGAGCCGTTGGTGATTTTTCCGCCGCTGTCGGCCATTGGGCGCAAGCGGAAGCGGAGCAGTCCCTCGCACTGGGGTATCAGTCGAAGGCCACGTCCAAGTGGTCTGTGGCGCTTGGCGCGCATTCGACGACATCCGACCCGGCAGGCACAAAGGGCGTTGACATCAATGGCGTGGCCTACACCTTCGCGGGCGTCTCGCCGGAAGGAACGGTAAGCGTCGGAACGCCAGACTATTCGCGCACGATTACCAACGTCGCTGCCGGCAGAATCAATGAGACAAGTCTCGACGCCATCAACGGTTCGCAATTGAGCGCAACCAATCGCGCGCTCTCGGAGGTCAATACCGATCTGTCGACATTCAAGATCCGAATGTCCTCAGGCCAAACTGCGGCCGAGCTGAATATTGTTTCGCTCTCATCGGGTATCAACTCCCTGTCGACGGCAGTACGCCCGGCAATCGTCGCCTTCGAAAACACCGTGCACTACGACGACGCGGCGCGTCAAAGCGTGACGCTTGGCGATGCCGTCGTGAGACATCCCGTTTTGGTGCGCAACGTTGCCGATGCGCAGGACGGTACCGACGCCGTCAATTTGCGGCAGCTCCTGAACACGAACGGTACTGTCCGTTCGTTATCGACCGGCGTCGATTTGCTGGCACAGAACATGAGTTCGCTGTCCACCGGCCTGAACACGGCGATGGGGCTGGCGACCGACCTTGAAAGGATGGCGCGGTACGACGACGATACTCACGAAAAGCTCACGTTGGGTCGCACGCAATCCGCGAGGGCCGTGAAACTGACCAATGTGGCAGACGGGATGGAGCCGAGCGACGCGGTCACCACCCGGCAGTTGAAGCTCACCGACGGACGTGTGGCGTCGCTGTCCACCGGCGCGGATTCGCTCTCGAGTGGCATGAGTGCCCTGTTCACTGGGGTGAGCGAGCTGTCGAGCGGACTGAGCACGATCGGCGCGCTGGCCGGTCAGGCCCGAGGTGCGGTGCTCTACGACGACGATTCGCAGGCGTCGGTCACGCTCGGTCATCTGCTGTCTCTCACGCCGGTCAAGCTGACCAACGTGGCCGACGGCGTCGACGCGAGCGACGCGGTGACGGTCGGGCAGTTGAGTGTGACCACCAAAAGCGTGAGATCGCTCTCGACGAGCACGGCGCTCCTGACCACGGGAATGAGTTCACTGTCCACGGGAATGGGCAAGATCAGCGCGCTGGTCTCGGATATGAGCAATGTCGTGCATTACGACGACGACGATCAGGAGTCGGTCACGTTCGGTAATCTGCTCTCGATGAAGCCGGTGACGCTGACCAACGTGGCGGACGGCACCGGGCTGAGCGACGCGGTGACCGTGCGGCAATTGAGTCAGACCAACAGCCATGTAAACTCGCTCTCGTCAGGGGCCGCCGCGACGACAAAAAAGATTGGTTCGCTCTCGACCGGACTCAGGAAGATGGTTGCCTTGACGGCGGGCATCGAAACGTCCGTACAGTACGACGACGACACGCAGGAATCGGTGACGTTCGGGAATCTGGTATCGACGAAGCCGGTGATATTGGCCAATGTTGCGGAAGGCGTGAATCCGACGGATGCGGTCAACATGCGCCAGATGAGCGCGACGAACCGTAACGTCGGATTGCTGTCGACCGGCATGGCGGCCTTGTCCAGGCATGTGAGTTCGCTCTCGACGGGACTGAGCGACATCGCGGAGCTGCAGGGCGACGTACTCGATGTCGTGAAGTACGACAACGCCATACATTCGTCGGTGACGCTGGGGGAAGAGTCTCCAAGGGCGCGGTGAAACTCACCAACGTGGCCGACGCGGAAAGGGAGAACGACGCCGTCAACTTCGGTCAGTTGAGTGCCGCCACTCGCGATGTGACCTCGTTGTCCAGCGGCTTGAGCACGACGCAGAGCAATCTGGCGTTGCTGTCGAGCGGGGCGCAGCATGCGATCACGTACGACGATACGACACGCGAGCTGGCGACGCTGGGCGGCGTCGGGGCGAAGCCGGTGAAGCTGACCAATCTTGCTGACGGCGAGAGCGTCACCGATGCCGTCACCTTCGGGCAATTGAGGGCGACGAAAAGTCACGTCGCATCCGTCGCGAGCCATCTCGACAGCCGCGTCGGTTCGCTATCGACGGGCATGGCGACACTCGCCGACGGTGCATTGACGCTTGCGGAGAGTCTGACGTCGCTATCGACCAGTTTCGACAGCCACGCCGGTTCGGTCTCGACCGGACTGAGCACGACGAACAGCCACATCGCATCGCTCACGAGGGACCTCGACGGGCGCGTCAGCTCACTCTCGTCGGGGGTGGCGACACTTGCGGACGGTGCATTGACGCTTGCGGAGAGTCTGACGTCGCTCTCGACCAGTTTCGACAGCCACGCCGGTTCGGTCTCGACCGGACTGAGCACGACGAACAGCCACATCGCATCGCTCACGAGGGACCTCGACGGGCGCGTCAGCTCACTCTCGTCGGGGGTGGCGACACTTGCGGACGGTGCATTGACGCTTGCGGAAAGTCTGACGTCGCTCTCAACCAGTTTCGACAGCCATGCCGGTTCGGTCTCGACCGGACTGAGCACGACAAACAGCCACATCGCATCGCTCGCGAGCGATCTCGACGGGCGCGTCGTTTCGCTGTCGACCAGCTTCGAAAGCCATGCCGTTTCGCTGTCGACAGGCGCGGTGACGCTCGCGGAGAGTTTGACGTCGCTCTCGACCAGTTTTGACAGTCACGCGAGTTCGCTGTCGACCGGATTGAGCACGATGAGCAGCAATCTGGCGTTGTTGTCGGGTGGGATTCAGCACGCCATCACGTACGACGACGAGACACGTGAGCGCGCAACGCTGGGCGGTGCGCAGGCGAAGCCGGTGAAGCTGACCAATCTTGCCGACGGCGAGAGCACCACCGACGCGGTGACCTTCGGACAATTGAGCGCGACGAACAGTCACATTGCGTCGGTCGCGAGCGATCTCGAAGGGCGTGTCGTTTCGCTGTCGACAGGCGCGGCGACGTTTGCGGAGGGCGTGACGTCACTGTCGACCAGCTTCGAAAGCCATGCCGTTTCGCTGTCGACAGGCGCGGTGACGCTCGCGGAGAGTTTGACGTCGCTCTCGACCAGCTTCGATAGTCATGCGAGTTCGCTCTCGACGGGGGCGGTGACGCTGGCCGAAAGCATGACGTCGCTCTCGACCAGTTTTGACAGTCACGCGAGTTCGTTGTCGACCGGATTGAGCACGATGAGCAGCAATCTGGCGTTGTTGTCGGGTGGGATCGGGCACGCCATCACATACGACGACGAGACGCGCGAGCGTGCAACGCTGGGCGGTGCGCAGGCGAAGCCGGTGAAGCTGACCAATCTTGCCGACGGCGAGAGCACGACCGACGCGGTGACTTTCGGACAATTGAGTGCGGCGAAAAGTGAGATCGCATCAGCCGCGAGCGATCTCGATGGGCGCGTCGGTTCGCTCTCGTCGGGGGTGGCGACACTTGCTGATGGCGCATTGACGCTTGCGGAGAGTCTGACGTCACTCTCGACCAGTT belongs to Pandoraea pnomenusa and includes:
- the rpoC gene encoding DNA-directed RNA polymerase subunit beta', with protein sequence MKALLDLFKQVQQDEQFEAIKIGLASPDKIRSWSFGEVKKPETINYRTFKPERDGLFCAKIFGPIKDYECLCGKYKRLKHRGVICEKCGVEVTLAKVRRERMGHIELASPVAHIWFLKSLPSRLGMVLDMTLRDIERVLYFEAYVVIDPGMTPLKKNQIMTEEDYYNKVEEYGDEFRAEMGAEGVRELLREIKIDEQVEHLRAELQATGSEAKIKKYAKRLKVLEAFQRSGIKPEWMVLEVLPVLPPELRPLVPLDGGRFATSDLNDLYRRVINRNNRLKRLLELKAPDIIVRNEKRMLQESVDSLLDNGRRGKAMTGANKRPLKSLADMIKGKSGRFRQNLLGKRVDYSGRSVITVGPTLKLHQCGLPKLMALELFKPFIFHKLEVMGVATTIKAAKKEVENQTPVVWDILEEVIREHPIMLNRAPTLHRLGIQAFEPVLIEGKAIQLHPLVCAAFNADFDGDQMAVHVPLSLEAQMEARTLMLASNNVLFPANGDPSIVPSQDIVLGLYYATREKINGRGEGLSFVDVSEVLRAYDNKEVELASRVNVRITEYTVDAETGEKTPKITLYPTTVGRAILSEILPPGLPFSVLNKSLKKKEISKLINTAFRRCGLRETVIFVDKLMQSGFRLATRAGISICVDDMLVPTKKEELISEASKKVKEYDRQYMSGLVTAQERYNNVVDIWGATGDAVGKAMMEQLSKEPTVDRDGNTVDQESFNSIYMMADSGARGSSAQIRQLAGMRGLMAKPDGSIIETPITANFREGLNVLQYFISTHGARKGLADTALKTANSGYLTRRLVDVTQDLVVVEDDCGTSNGVAMKALVEGGEVVEALRDRILGRVAAADVVNPETQETVYEAGTLLDEDVVDMIETLGVDEVRVRTPLTCDTRFGLCAACYGRDLGRGTRVNVGEAVGVIAAQSIGEPGTQLTMRTFHIGGAASRAAVASSIEAKSNGTVRFTATMRYVTNGRGEQIAISRSGEILITDDHGRERERHKVPYGATLLQLDGAQVKAGAQLGTWDPLTRPIITEHGGYAKFENVEEGVTVAKQIDDVTGLSTLVVIDPKRRGPASKNVRPQVKLLDENGVEVKIPGTDHAVTIGFQVGALITIKDGQQVPVGEVLARIPTEAQKTRDITGGLPRVAELFEARAPKDAGILAEVTGTTSFGKDTKGKQRLVITDLDGNQHEFLIPKEKQVLVHDGQVVNKGEMIVDGPADPHDILRLQGIEALSRYIVDEVQDVYRLQGVKINDKHIEVIVRQMLRRVQITDNGDTRFIIGEQVERSDMLYENDAMIAEGKRPAQYENVLLGITKASLSTDSFISAASFQETTRVLTEAAIMGKKDDLRGLKENVIVGRLIPAGTGLAYHKARKARETSDRERHDQIALEEAFAPMPNSVEAPTAE